A DNA window from Mycolicibacter hiberniae contains the following coding sequences:
- a CDS encoding DEAD/DEAH box helicase: MTANFGGELLASALAGVEAGEDPLRHVANLPASSGRACGWPDWADPDVVAAFTGRGIEALWSHQSAAADLAHAGRHVVISTGTASGKSLAYQLPVLQALAADPRARALYLSPTKALGHDQLRTANALTTAIPRLCAAGGAVAPVAYDGDSAAEIRRFARERSRWVFSNPDMIHLSLLRNHTRWAAFLRGLRFVIVDECHYYRGIFGSHVAMVLRRLLRLCERYAPPGATLPAGPTVIFASATTAAPGASASALIGQPVAEVTEDGSPHGARTVALWEPALRTDLTGENGAPVRRAAGSEAARVMADLIAEGARTLTFVRSRRGAELTALAARTRLESIAPALAGKVASYRAGYLAEDRRALERALADGQLYGLATTNALELGVDIAGLDAVVIAGFPGTVTSFWQQAGRSGRRGQTALIVLVARDDPLDTYLVHHPEALLGRPIEQVVIDPANPYVLGPQLLCAAAELPLTAREVARLGAEQVADALVADGLLRRRSDRYFPAPGLEPHAAVEIRGSAGGQVAIVEADTGRLLGGVDAGQAPATVHTGAVYLHQGESYLVDSLDTERQIAFVHAEDPGYATFAREITDIAVTGEGERAWFGPVSLGLLPVTVTRQIVGYLRRLPTGEVLDFIDLDVPPATLPTTAVVYSITPQALADCGVAENAIPGALHAAEHAAIGLLPLVASCDRGDIGGLSTALGPDSLGSLPSVFVYDGHPGGAGFAERGFRAAATWLTATAEAIESCECPHGCPSCVQSPKCGNGNDPLDKDGAVRVLRLVLGALDGPTG, encoded by the coding sequence ATGACGGCGAATTTCGGCGGCGAATTGCTGGCCTCCGCGCTCGCCGGGGTCGAGGCGGGAGAAGATCCGCTGCGTCACGTCGCCAACCTGCCGGCATCGTCAGGCCGTGCGTGCGGCTGGCCGGACTGGGCCGATCCCGATGTGGTCGCCGCCTTCACCGGGCGCGGGATCGAGGCCCTGTGGTCGCACCAGTCGGCGGCCGCCGATCTGGCACACGCCGGACGTCATGTGGTGATCAGCACCGGCACCGCGTCGGGGAAATCCCTGGCCTACCAGCTGCCGGTACTGCAGGCCCTGGCGGCCGATCCCCGTGCCCGGGCGCTCTATCTGTCGCCGACCAAGGCGCTGGGCCACGATCAGCTGCGCACGGCGAACGCGCTGACCACGGCGATTCCGCGCCTGTGCGCTGCGGGCGGCGCCGTGGCACCGGTGGCCTACGACGGCGACAGCGCCGCCGAGATCCGCCGGTTCGCCCGCGAGCGGTCCCGCTGGGTGTTCTCCAATCCGGACATGATTCATCTGTCGCTGCTGCGCAACCACACTCGCTGGGCAGCGTTCCTGCGCGGGCTGCGGTTCGTGATCGTCGACGAATGCCACTACTACCGGGGGATCTTCGGATCGCACGTCGCGATGGTGCTGCGACGGCTGCTGCGCCTGTGCGAGCGGTACGCCCCGCCGGGGGCCACGCTGCCCGCGGGCCCGACGGTGATCTTCGCCAGTGCCACCACGGCGGCTCCGGGCGCCAGCGCGTCCGCGCTGATCGGGCAACCCGTCGCCGAGGTCACCGAGGACGGCTCGCCGCACGGGGCCCGGACGGTGGCCCTGTGGGAGCCGGCCCTGCGCACCGACCTGACCGGTGAGAACGGCGCGCCGGTGCGCCGCGCCGCCGGTAGCGAGGCAGCCCGCGTGATGGCCGACCTGATCGCCGAGGGGGCCCGCACCCTGACCTTCGTGCGGTCGCGGCGGGGCGCGGAACTGACCGCGCTCGCGGCGCGCACCCGGTTGGAGTCGATCGCCCCGGCCCTGGCCGGCAAGGTCGCCTCTTACCGCGCGGGGTATCTGGCCGAGGATCGCCGCGCCCTGGAGCGCGCATTGGCCGACGGTCAGTTGTACGGCCTGGCCACCACCAACGCCTTGGAGCTCGGAGTGGACATCGCCGGGTTGGACGCGGTGGTGATCGCCGGGTTTCCGGGCACCGTGACGTCGTTCTGGCAGCAGGCCGGCCGATCGGGCCGGCGGGGTCAGACGGCGCTGATCGTGCTGGTCGCCCGCGACGACCCCCTGGACACCTATCTGGTGCACCACCCCGAGGCGCTGCTGGGCCGGCCCATCGAGCAGGTGGTGATCGATCCGGCCAACCCGTATGTGTTGGGGCCGCAGCTGCTGTGCGCTGCCGCCGAATTGCCGCTGACGGCCCGCGAAGTGGCCCGGCTGGGGGCCGAGCAGGTGGCCGACGCCCTGGTGGCCGACGGGCTGTTGCGGCGGCGATCCGACCGCTACTTCCCCGCCCCCGGACTCGAGCCGCATGCCGCGGTGGAGATCCGCGGCTCGGCCGGTGGTCAGGTCGCGATCGTGGAGGCCGACACCGGCCGGCTGCTGGGTGGCGTCGACGCCGGGCAGGCGCCCGCGACGGTGCACACCGGCGCGGTGTATTTGCATCAGGGCGAGAGTTATCTGGTCGATTCACTCGACACCGAGCGGCAGATCGCGTTCGTGCACGCCGAGGACCCGGGTTACGCCACCTTCGCTCGCGAGATCACCGACATCGCCGTGACCGGCGAGGGCGAACGCGCCTGGTTCGGGCCGGTCAGCCTCGGCCTGCTGCCGGTGACGGTGACCCGGCAGATCGTCGGATATCTCCGGCGGCTACCGACCGGGGAGGTGCTGGACTTCATCGACCTGGACGTGCCCCCGGCGACGCTGCCGACCACGGCGGTGGTCTACAGCATCACCCCCCAGGCGCTGGCCGACTGCGGAGTCGCCGAGAACGCCATCCCCGGGGCGTTGCACGCCGCCGAACATGCGGCCATCGGCCTGCTGCCCCTGGTGGCCAGCTGCGACCGCGGCGACATCGGCGGACTGTCCACCGCCCTGGGACCCGACTCGCTGGGCAGCCTGCCCAGCGTCTTCGTCTACGACGGCCATCCGGGCGGGGCGGGTTTCGCCGAGCGGGGGTTCCGCGCTGCGGCGACCTGGCTGACCGCCACCGCGGAGGCCATTGAATCCTGCGAATGCCCGCATGGTTGTCCTTCGTGCGTGCAATCGCCCAAGTGCGGCAACGGAAACGATCCCTTGGACAAGGACGGCGCGGTACGTGTGCTGCGCCTGGTGCTGGGCGCGCTCGACGGTCCCACCGGGTGA